The genomic region AGGGCGGAGACCCGCGCGTCGGTCACGAGCACGGTCGTGTCGCCGATCCTCCCGGTCGCGGCGCCGGACGCGGTGCCGGTGGACTGCACGTCGCCGCTCGCGAGGATCGCCGTCGTGGTGCCGCTGGCGGCCAGCACCCCGAGGTCGCCGGATGTGACAGTGCCCGCGGCCGGCCAGGAGACCCCGGAGATCGTGTAGTCCCAGGCGGTCAGGTCGGCGAGGCTCGGCACGGGGGTGAGGGCCGGCGCGGTGGGCGTGGGGCTCGGCTCGGGACTGGACGAGGGGGCGGGCGTCTCGGCGGGGGCGCTCGCGGCCCCCGCGACGGCGGATCCGCCGCGCGTGCCGCTCGCGGCGGGGGACTCCGTGGCCGTGGGGGTCTCGCTGGGCGTCGAGCTCGGCGCGGGGGTCGAGCCCGGCGCGGCGAACCGGCTCGCCTGCACGGCGTAGGTGGTGTCCGTGGGCGCGAGGAGCGTCGCGGCGCCGGCCTGCGCCTGCACGGCGACGTCGGCGTCCGCCCAGGCCAGCGCGAAGGTCTCGTTCGGCATCTCGCGGAGGCGCTGCAGCCATTCGACGGCGGACGCGGGGGCGTCGGCGCCGAGGATCCGGATGGACGCGATGATCCGCGGGTCGATGCCCACCGCGACGGGCCGCCCGGAGACAGCGTCCAGCTGGCGCGTCAGCGTGCCGCCCGTGGCCGTGTACGTCGCGAGGGCCTCGGCGTCGATGAAGTCGGAGGCGCTCGGCGGCACGGTGAGCGGCATGACGGCCGCGACGGGCGTGGGGGTCGGATCCGCGCCCGGACTCCAGACGACGGCCCCACGCCCGGTCGCGACGTCCGCGCCACCCGCCTCGAGCTCGGCCGTCAGCCCGCGCGGCCCGAAGCCGCCGCGGCTGCCCTGCAGCGCCACGGTCGCCGACGGTACGGTGATGCCCACGTCGACCGTGCCCCCCGCGGGCACCTCGGGGGTGTCGGTGCGGCCGATGCGCGGGCCGGTCCGCGTGTTCTGGTCGGTGGACGCCGTGTCGAGCCAGCCGTCGACCTTGGCGCGGGTGTCGAGGACGGTGCGGTTGAGGTCGAGGTCGATGCGCCCGGCCGGGACCGCGGCGTCCGTGGCGTTGACCACGGAGACGGTGACGGCGAGGTCCTCACCGGGGGTGAGGATCCCTTCGGCCGCGGGCGTGACGGTGAGCGTCACGCCGTCGGTGGCCGCGTGCGCCGGGGTCGACGGACCCGCGACCGTCCCGGCGGCGAGGGTCCCGGCGGCGACCGTGACGCACACGAGGGTGGAGATCGTGCGTCGGGCGGATAGCCGGATCGACCGGAGTGCTCTGTCCGTGCGGGTGGGGCCGGCGTCGTGTCGAGGCGCGGCGTGCATCTGGCGATTCTAAATGGCTGGCCCCGCGCGGCCTGTGTGCCCTCGCCGTGGACGCCGACGCCGGTCGTAGCCCGCCGTAGACTGTCCGACCATGCACAGCGTCGCACAGGCCCTCGAGCGTCTCCGCGAGCTGGCCTCATCGCCCCCGGTCGCCGTGCTCGCCCGCGCCTTCCACGAGGCGGGCCACGAGCTCGCCCTCGTCGGCGGACCGGTGCGCGACGCCTTCCTCGGTCGTGCCGCGACCGACCTCGACCTCACCACCGACGCCCGCCCGGATCGCATCCTCGAGATCGTGAAGCCCGTCGCCGACGCCCACTGGGACATCGGCCGCGCGTTCGGCACCATCGGCGCGCGCGTCAAGGGGGAGCAGGTCGAGATCACGACCTACCGCACCGACCAGTACGACGGCGTCTCCCGGAAGCCCGAGGTCGAGTTCGGCTCCTCGCTCGAGGAGGACCTCGTGCGCCGGGACTTCACGGTCAACGCGCTCGCCGTGCGCCTGCCCCAGGTGGTCCTCGTGGATCCGTCCGGCGGCATCGACGACCTCCTCGCCCAGCTGCTCCGCACGCCCGTCGCCCCGGAGGTCTCGTTCGGCGACGACCCGCTCCGCATGATGCGCGCCGTCCGCTTCGCCTCGCAGCTCGGCTTCCGCCTCGACGACGGCGCGCTCGCCGCCATCCGCGACATGGCACCGCGGATCCTCGACATCTCCGTCGAGCGCGTGAGCGACGAGCTCTCCAAGCTGCTGCGCACGCCCGAGCCGCGCGCGGGCCTCGACCTCCTCGTGGAGGGCGGCCTCGCCGACCACGTGCTGCCGGAGCTCCCCGCGATGAAGCTCGAGGCCGACGAGCACCACCGCCATAAGGACGTCTACCAGCACTCCCTCCAGGTGCTCGACCAGGCCATCGACCACGAGCGCTCCCGTCACCCGGGCGAGGCCCCGGACCTCGTGCTCCGGCTGGCCGCGCTCCTCCACGACATCGGCAAGCCGTCCACGCGTCGCCTCGAGCCCGGCGGGGTCGTCACCTTCCACCACCACGACGTCGTCGGATCCAAGATGGCCAAGCGCCGCCTCCGCGCCCTCCGCTTCGACAACGACACCATCGCGTCCGTCGCGCGACTGATCGAGCTGCACCTCCGCTTCTTCGGCTACACCGAGGGCGGCTGGACCGACTCGGCCGTGCGCCGCTACGTGCGCGACGCCGGCCCCGAGCTCGAACGCCTGCACATGCTCACGCGCGCCGACGTCACCACGCAGAACCGCCGCAAGGCCGACCGCCTCGGATTCGCCTACGACGACCTCGAGGCCCGCATCGCCGAGCTCGCCGAGCAGGAGGAGATGGCGGCCGTCCGCCCGGACCTCGACGGCGAGGCGATCATGCGGATCCTCGACGTCCCGCCGGGCCCGGTCGTGGGCCGCGCCTACCGCTTCCTCCTCGAGCTGCGGCTCGACGAGGGCCCCCTCCCGGAGGACGAGGCCCAGCGTCGCCTCGTCGCGTGGTGGGCCGCCGAGCAGTCCTGATCCGCATGGCCGCGGCCCTCGGCCTGGTGCGACTCCTCCCCATCCGGTAGTCTTGCGAGGTTGTCCGCCCGGCAACGGGATTCCCCTGCCCCGCGCGGACAGATGCACATACCCTCCTGTCGCAGATCGTCTGCGACCGTTCAAGTCCGAAGGAGGTGGGTTAGTGACGCATCAGTACGAACTCATGGTGATCCTCGATCCCGAGATCGATGAGCGCACCGTCGCTCCCAGTCTCGACAAGTTCCTCAACGTCATCCGCACCAGCGGTGGCACCGTCGACTCCGTCGACGTCTGGGGCCGTCGTCGACTGGCGTACGAGATCAACAAGAAGAACGAGGGTATCTACGCCGTCGTCCAGCTCACCGCCACGAGCGAGGCCACGCAGGAGCTCGACCGCCAGCTGGGTCTGTCCGAGGCCGTCATGCGCACCAAGGTGCTGCGTGCCGAGGAGGCCATGGCCATGGTCGCGTCAGCTCGCAAGCTCGCCGACGAGAAGGCCGCCCGCAAGGCAGCCGCCACGTCCAAGGCCGCCGACGCCGCGCCCCAGGCACCCGCCACGGATGCCGCTCCGGCGACGCCCGGCAAGCCGGCGGCGCAGGCCGCTTCCAGCGAGAAGACCGGGGAGTAGTCGATGGCCGGCGAAACCATCATCACGGTCGTGGGCAACCTCACCAGTGATCCGGAGCTGCGGTACACGCAGAACGGGCTGGCGGTAGCCAACTTCACCATCGCCTCCACGCCGAGGTCCTTCGACCGCGCGAGCAACGACTGGAAGGACGGCGACGCCCTCTTCCTCCGTGCGAGCGTGTGGCGCGAGTTCGCCGAGCACGTGGCGTCCTCGCTCACCAAGGGCTCGCGTGTCGTCGCTACCGGCCGCCTCAAGCAGCGGTCGTACGAGACGAAGGAGGGCGAGAAGCGCACCTCCATCGAGCTCGAGGTCGACGAGATCGGCCCCTCGCTCCGTTACGCGACCGCTCAGGTCACGCGCGCGGCCGGCGGCGGCGGCAACGGCGGCGGGGGCAACTCCGGCGGCGGTGGCCGTGGCCAGTTTGGCGGCGGACAGCCCCAGCAGCAGCAGGTGGCCGAGGAGCCGTGGGGCACCCCCGCGAACTCCGGCGGCAACTCCGGCGGCGGCGACGGCGGCTGGTCCAACCCCGGCAACTTCAACGACGAGACGCCCTTCTAGGGCTCGTCGCACTACGTACGAAAGACAGGAAGAATCATGGCTGGAAAGAGCAGCGGCGACCGCCGCAAGCCTCTCCGCGGAGCCAAGGGTGGCAAGAACGCCGCCCCGGCGAAGTCCATCCGCGTCGGCGTCATCGACTACAAGGATGTCGCCACCCTCCGCAAGTTCATCTCCGAGCGGGGAAAGATCCGCGCTCGTCGCATCACCGGTGTCTCGGTGCAGGAGCAGCGCCTCATCGCGCGCGCAGTCAAGAACGCGCGTGAGATGGCACTGCTCCCCTACGCCGGCTCCGGCCGTTAAGGGGTAATGGAATGTCGAAAGTGATCCTCACGACCGAGGTCTCCGGCCTCGGTTCCCCCGGCGACGTCGTCGAGGTCAAGAACGGGTTCTCCCGCAACTACCTCGTCCCCCAGGGCTTCGCGGTCATCTGGAGCCGTGGCGGCGAGAAGCAGATCGAGCAGATCAAGGCCGCGCGTGCCGCTCGCGAGCACGCGACCATCGAGGAGGTGCAAGACCTCAAGAGCCGCCTCGAGGCCAAGATCGTCAAGCTGACCGTCAAGGCCGGCCAGGGCGGGCGCCTCTTCGGCTCCGTCAAGACGTCCGACATCGCCAAGGCGGTCGAGGAGTCCGGCATCGGCCAGGTCGACAAGCGCAAGATCGAGATCCCCAACGCCATCAAGGCCACGGGGAACCACGAGGCCACGATCCGGCTCCGTGACGACATCATCGCCACGATCAGCCTGCAGGTCGTCGCCGCGAAGTAACGCAGCACGAGATCGATGGCGGTGGGCTCCTGGAGCCCACCGCCATCGGCGGTTAACCAGCCGGTCAGAGGGCCCTGGATCCCCAGCCCCATCCACAGGCGGACCCCTAGCAGACGAACTCTCAAGCCCTGGTGCAGACTAGTTTTCCCACACTGGTGGGGGAGAACTCCAGCCCAGGTCAAGGGGGTATTCGGGCCCGAAAAAAGTCAGTAGTGCACAGGCTTGTCCCCAGGTAGTCCACACGATCCCCGGCGTTTCGCCCACTTTGTCCACAGTCTCGTCCACAGGGGCATTTGGTGCTGGCGTGACCGGATCCATATCGTGGGGCAGCGCCCGTCGAACGGGTCGCGGAGGACCCGTGAGCGGTCCGGCCGACGTCGTCCGAGCGGTGTCGGAGGTCCGAGCTAGAACGGTCGTGCGGGCGCATCCGCCCAGCCGACCGAGGGGAGCCGCACGTGTCCATCGCCCATCTGGGTCTCGCCGGCGAACGGGACGAGCGCGACAAGCGCGCCGGTCACGAGCGCACGCCGCCGCACGACCTCCTCGCCGAGCAGAGCGCCATCGGCGGCATGCTCCTCAGCAAGGACGCCGTGGCCGACGCAGTCGAGCAGGTGCGGGCGATCGACTTCTACATCCCCAAGCACGAGATCATCTTCGACGCGATCCTCTCCCTGTACTCCCACGGCGAGCCGACGGACGTCATCGCGGTCACGGACGAGCTGACGAAGCTCGGCGAGCTGAGCCGGGCGGGCGGGGCGGACTACCTCCACACCCTCACCAGCGTCGTCCCCACGGCCGCCAACGCGGGCTTCTACGCCTCCATCGTCGCCGAGAAGGCGGTGCTGCGGCGCCTGGTCGAAGCGGGCACCCGCATTGTGCAGATGGGCTACGCCAGCGAGGGCGAGGTCGTCGACCTCGTCAACAACGCGCAGGCCGAGATCTACGGCGTCACGGGCGGCGTGGAGGCCGAAGACTACGTGCCGCTGACGGACGCGGTCACGGTCGCCATCGACGAGATCGAGGCCGCGAAGGGCAAAGACGGCCAGATGACCGGCGTGCCCACGGGCTTCGCCGACCTCGACGCGCTCACTAACGGCCTGCACCCCGGCCAGCTCATCATCGTCGCCGCGCGTCCTGCGCTCGGCAAGTCGACGCTGGCGCTCGACTTCGCGCGGGCCGCGAGCATCAAGTACGACATGCCCTCCATCTTCTTCAGCCTCGAGATGGGGCGCAGCGAGATCGCGATGCGCCTCCTCTCCGCCGAGGCGTCCGTCCCGCTGCAGAGCATGCGCAAGGGCACGGTGGACGCACGGGACTGGACGACCATCGCGCAGA from Clavibacter michiganensis subsp. insidiosus harbors:
- a CDS encoding DUF6049 family protein, which produces MHAAPRHDAGPTRTDRALRSIRLSARRTISTLVCVTVAAGTLAAGTVAGPSTPAHAATDGVTLTVTPAAEGILTPGEDLAVTVSVVNATDAAVPAGRIDLDLNRTVLDTRAKVDGWLDTASTDQNTRTGPRIGRTDTPEVPAGGTVDVGITVPSATVALQGSRGGFGPRGLTAELEAGGADVATGRGAVVWSPGADPTPTPVAAVMPLTVPPSASDFIDAEALATYTATGGTLTRQLDAVSGRPVAVGIDPRIIASIRILGADAPASAVEWLQRLREMPNETFALAWADADVAVQAQAGAATLLAPTDTTYAVQASRFAAPGSTPAPSSTPSETPTATESPAASGTRGGSAVAGAASAPAETPAPSSSPEPSPTPTAPALTPVPSLADLTAWDYTISGVSWPAAGTVTSGDLGVLAASGTTTAILASGDVQSTGTASGAATGRIGDTTVLVTDARVSALVDRALSAETDEAFGIALAQLSATLSADARAADGHVVVAGLERGWAASGGRLGQLLDAIQGLPFSDTAQLGAAFATAPVPLEVVDHPEDATRVQRVADAMSLEAQVDAFAKAVERPELITGQQRMLLLATLAIRWRDDEDGLLTVQDGYTAQADALLDSVAITTRQNTVISDTTSLLINVSNALDQPVTVRLSIIAGSGRIRVDDSALVTVPAHGSASARPPITSISNGDVVVTARLTTEDGSVQIGESAPVELFIRAGFEAVVTTLFVAAVALLFGFGLFRSIRKRRRARARQLAGLPEEIDD
- the rpsR gene encoding 30S ribosomal protein S18, coding for MAGKSSGDRRKPLRGAKGGKNAAPAKSIRVGVIDYKDVATLRKFISERGKIRARRITGVSVQEQRLIARAVKNAREMALLPYAGSGR
- the dnaB gene encoding replicative DNA helicase encodes the protein MSIAHLGLAGERDERDKRAGHERTPPHDLLAEQSAIGGMLLSKDAVADAVEQVRAIDFYIPKHEIIFDAILSLYSHGEPTDVIAVTDELTKLGELSRAGGADYLHTLTSVVPTAANAGFYASIVAEKAVLRRLVEAGTRIVQMGYASEGEVVDLVNNAQAEIYGVTGGVEAEDYVPLTDAVTVAIDEIEAAKGKDGQMTGVPTGFADLDALTNGLHPGQLIIVAARPALGKSTLALDFARAASIKYDMPSIFFSLEMGRSEIAMRLLSAEASVPLQSMRKGTVDARDWTTIAQTRGRINDAPLYIDDSPNMTLVEIRAKCRRLKQKVGLKLVVIDYLQLMTSGKKVESRQQEVSEFSRALKLMAKELQVPVIALSQLNRGPEQRADKMPAISDLRESGSLEQDADMVILLHRESAYEKDNPRAGEADFIVAKHRNGPTGTITVGFHGHFSRFADMPAGG
- the rplI gene encoding 50S ribosomal protein L9 produces the protein MSKVILTTEVSGLGSPGDVVEVKNGFSRNYLVPQGFAVIWSRGGEKQIEQIKAARAAREHATIEEVQDLKSRLEAKIVKLTVKAGQGGRLFGSVKTSDIAKAVEESGIGQVDKRKIEIPNAIKATGNHEATIRLRDDIIATISLQVVAAK
- a CDS encoding CCA tRNA nucleotidyltransferase; this encodes MHSVAQALERLRELASSPPVAVLARAFHEAGHELALVGGPVRDAFLGRAATDLDLTTDARPDRILEIVKPVADAHWDIGRAFGTIGARVKGEQVEITTYRTDQYDGVSRKPEVEFGSSLEEDLVRRDFTVNALAVRLPQVVLVDPSGGIDDLLAQLLRTPVAPEVSFGDDPLRMMRAVRFASQLGFRLDDGALAAIRDMAPRILDISVERVSDELSKLLRTPEPRAGLDLLVEGGLADHVLPELPAMKLEADEHHRHKDVYQHSLQVLDQAIDHERSRHPGEAPDLVLRLAALLHDIGKPSTRRLEPGGVVTFHHHDVVGSKMAKRRLRALRFDNDTIASVARLIELHLRFFGYTEGGWTDSAVRRYVRDAGPELERLHMLTRADVTTQNRRKADRLGFAYDDLEARIAELAEQEEMAAVRPDLDGEAIMRILDVPPGPVVGRAYRFLLELRLDEGPLPEDEAQRRLVAWWAAEQS
- a CDS encoding single-stranded DNA-binding protein produces the protein MAGETIITVVGNLTSDPELRYTQNGLAVANFTIASTPRSFDRASNDWKDGDALFLRASVWREFAEHVASSLTKGSRVVATGRLKQRSYETKEGEKRTSIELEVDEIGPSLRYATAQVTRAAGGGGNGGGGNSGGGGRGQFGGGQPQQQQVAEEPWGTPANSGGNSGGGDGGWSNPGNFNDETPF